In Vagococcus hydrophili, one DNA window encodes the following:
- a CDS encoding DUF4097 family beta strand repeat-containing protein: MNKQEQKLKVLKMLEEGTINQSEALDLLELIGAEKEKEQEKEITIPREPIRVTIPEAPLDFFTNGHQSFSVSAEVHAESIQSLKLLGKNSKVSLRTHTGNNIEIEGWYKAVRNGDPMINFEENDGNYVLNYNVHGVKYLGFDVWVPEVVLMNLYLENSNATVDVSGAIAKRMTTLTKNAHINLSQCQSDNLVAVTKNAHIDMRQVVATKCELSTTNAKINVKNVKAEVGEFVTTNAEIALHDSQITKCNLQTKNAKIWLDLASLNLMNEQTQFEVEGKTTNANIDIFLPEMMELPFKMNASTKRGCIYTDSIDLKVSARDKGYLNAKTESYDYSAVTLDMNLQTTNANINVKGE, translated from the coding sequence ATGAATAAACAGGAGCAAAAATTAAAGGTACTGAAAATGTTAGAAGAGGGTACGATTAATCAGAGTGAGGCTCTTGATTTATTAGAGTTAATTGGAGCTGAAAAAGAGAAAGAACAAGAAAAAGAAATCACAATTCCAAGAGAACCCATTCGTGTGACGATTCCAGAAGCACCACTGGATTTCTTTACGAATGGTCATCAATCTTTTTCCGTTTCAGCAGAAGTTCATGCCGAAAGTATTCAATCCTTAAAGTTACTGGGGAAAAATAGTAAAGTCTCTCTTCGAACCCACACAGGGAATAACATTGAGATTGAAGGTTGGTACAAAGCAGTTCGAAACGGAGATCCAATGATTAATTTTGAGGAAAATGACGGGAATTATGTATTAAATTACAATGTTCACGGGGTGAAATATTTAGGTTTTGATGTTTGGGTTCCTGAAGTTGTTTTGATGAACTTGTATCTTGAAAATAGTAATGCAACAGTGGATGTGTCTGGGGCCATTGCAAAGAGAATGACTACTTTAACCAAAAATGCCCATATCAATCTTAGTCAATGTCAAAGTGATAATTTAGTGGCAGTGACAAAAAATGCCCATATTGATATGCGTCAAGTGGTGGCAACAAAGTGTGAATTATCGACGACCAATGCAAAAATTAACGTTAAAAATGTAAAAGCAGAAGTTGGGGAGTTTGTGACAACGAATGCCGAAATAGCTCTTCACGACAGTCAGATTACAAAGTGTAATTTACAAACAAAGAATGCCAAAATTTGGTTGGATTTGGCGAGTTTAAATTTAATGAATGAGCAGACTCAATTTGAAGTGGAGGGAAAAACAACCAATGCCAATATTGATATTTTTCTTCCTGAGATGATGGAGTTACCGTTTAAAATGAATGCCAGCACCAAACGAGGTTGTATTTATACCGATTCGATTGACTTGAAAGTTTCTGCTAGAGATAAAGGGTATCTGAATGCTAAAACTGAGTCATATGATTATTCAGCTGTGACTCTTGATATGAACCTACAGACGACGAATGCGAATATTAATGTTAAGGGTGAGTAA
- a CDS encoding helix-turn-helix transcriptional regulator, whose protein sequence is MKSTISFNLKKYRKEKKMTQQEMAQALFVTPQAVSKWERGDSLPDISLVPQIARLFQISISDLWAEEAELVVSPIETLNQMSHGLIEDEIVSQVILELDSVTQISELTMSFDFFMLLTDRQKEQVVSAIIDSPYSDGMIEDFYYYLSSKQKEKMVMELLENQRYLALESIIPMMSRLIRTKVLEGTIRDQARDFLEELFPFLNYSQKEWLVQCVKLKTIPMSVLDNYLTFFTESQREELIKYEED, encoded by the coding sequence ATGAAGTCGACAATTAGTTTTAATTTAAAGAAATACCGTAAGGAAAAGAAAATGACGCAACAAGAGATGGCTCAGGCACTGTTTGTTACGCCTCAAGCTGTTTCCAAGTGGGAGCGGGGAGATTCATTACCTGATATTTCCTTAGTTCCACAAATAGCGAGATTGTTTCAAATCTCAATTTCTGATTTATGGGCAGAAGAAGCGGAGTTAGTAGTATCACCAATTGAAACACTGAATCAAATGTCACATGGTTTGATTGAGGATGAGATTGTATCACAAGTGATTTTAGAACTAGACAGTGTGACTCAAATTAGTGAGTTAACGATGAGCTTTGACTTTTTTATGCTTTTGACAGATAGACAAAAAGAACAAGTGGTTTCAGCAATCATTGATTCACCCTATTCAGATGGGATGATTGAGGATTTTTATTATTATTTATCCTCAAAGCAGAAGGAAAAAATGGTGATGGAACTACTAGAAAATCAGCGTTACTTGGCCCTTGAAAGTATTATTCCCATGATGAGTCGCTTGATTCGAACAAAAGTATTAGAGGGAACAATTAGAGACCAAGCAAGAGATTTTTTAGAAGAGCTGTTTCCATTTCTAAATTACAGCCAGAAAGAGTGGCTAGTCCAATGTGTGAAATTAAAGACGATACCAATGTCAGTTTTAGATAATTATTTAACTTTTTTTACAGAAAGCCAACGAGAAGAATTAATAAAATATGAGGAGGATTAA
- a CDS encoding TetR/AcrR family transcriptional regulator: protein MARERNPERTRQKILDVSRELFLEKGYDDTSIQDIIDGLGGMTKGVIYHHFSSKFEIFETIMASSSSLKFDGETGFEKLQNGIKSSFEDFDKQAIGYSATVTLRSPRILGEQYLMIFDEIVPELKKIVDAGVEDGSIKTDFPEEITELMMLTLNLWIGFRFAILSEEELNRKMLFCKKMFEGLGVPLIDDEILEETKLLFRKLKNE, encoded by the coding sequence ATGGCGAGAGAGCGGAATCCAGAGCGAACACGACAAAAGATATTGGATGTCTCACGGGAACTTTTTCTTGAAAAAGGTTATGATGATACGTCAATTCAAGATATTATTGATGGATTGGGTGGCATGACGAAGGGTGTGATTTACCATCATTTTTCATCAAAATTTGAAATTTTTGAGACAATAATGGCGTCCAGTTCTAGTTTGAAGTTTGATGGTGAAACGGGTTTTGAGAAACTTCAAAATGGAATCAAGTCTTCTTTTGAAGATTTTGATAAGCAGGCGATTGGTTATTCGGCCACGGTGACCTTAAGAAGCCCTCGAATTTTAGGGGAGCAGTATTTAATGATTTTTGATGAGATTGTGCCAGAACTTAAAAAAATTGTGGATGCTGGTGTGGAGGATGGTTCAATCAAAACTGATTTTCCTGAAGAAATCACTGAATTGATGATGTTGACTTTGAACTTATGGATTGGATTTCGTTTTGCTATTTTGTCTGAAGAGGAGTTAAACCGAAAAATGTTATTCTGTAAAAAAATGTTTGAAGGTTTAGGTGTTCCTTTGATTGATGATGAGATTTTAGAGGAAACCAAGTTATTGTTTAGAAAATTAAAAAATGAATAG
- a CDS encoding helix-turn-helix domain-containing protein codes for MGLHLKIKEERSTLGISQEKLAEKIGVSTKAIANWENGSKRPGLENCKKLRTVFGVTLDYILKDDIELKSKYDEYAKLGEKILELVGEEYPIDFIKNYYIVAREPSILIPRTITEEFIDDINQRMSKLKDTNYKEIDSIQSDMGDFIFFWYKFNKAKHLISKNLKLGNLLLNSVSYTEKEVLEQLNNPIARDKPVLLLRNLMIGSLI; via the coding sequence ATGGGATTACATTTAAAAATCAAAGAAGAAAGAAGTACTTTAGGAATATCACAAGAGAAACTGGCAGAGAAAATAGGTGTTTCAACTAAAGCAATTGCTAATTGGGAGAATGGTAGCAAAAGACCAGGGTTGGAAAATTGTAAAAAATTGCGAACAGTTTTTGGTGTGACACTAGATTATATTCTAAAAGATGACATAGAATTAAAAAGTAAATATGATGAATACGCCAAACTAGGTGAAAAAATTCTTGAATTAGTGGGAGAAGAGTATCCGATTGATTTTATAAAAAATTATTATATTGTTGCTAGAGAACCAAGTATATTAATACCTAGAACAATAACTGAAGAATTTATTGATGATATTAATCAAAGAATGAGTAAATTGAAAGATACAAATTACAAAGAAATAGATAGCATTCAGAGTGACATGGGAGATTTTATATTTTTTTGGTATAAATTTAATAAAGCTAAACACTTAATATCAAAAAATTTAAAGTTAGGTAATCTCTTGTTGAACAGTGTCTCGTATACTGAAAAAGAAGTTTTAGAACAATTAAATAATCCAATCGCAAGAGACAAACCAGTGTTATTACTAAGAAATTTGATGATTGGTAGCTTGATATAA
- a CDS encoding helix-turn-helix domain-containing protein, translating into MILHEQLKIERKKKGISVKDLTEIIEDEIGINLQVSTIQRWEQGSNSIDTRVLGFLSELYEVSIEDLVSEDIDPIIDNKDKYYQFGKNISAYCLVQNISEFVRKYEIANRSEWVVAPKYDLIMRCYEDFLKEDETTGYHSIKSAYKACHFWLKNCEKRKENELIYCIFDDAAGYLSIREKRDPVDYIGVLEELEILTDDISGYLELFETGGFEKWDYI; encoded by the coding sequence ATGATATTACACGAACAACTAAAAATTGAAAGAAAGAAAAAAGGAATATCGGTGAAAGATTTAACAGAGATAATTGAAGATGAGATTGGAATAAATTTACAGGTGAGCACTATCCAACGATGGGAACAAGGAAGTAATTCTATTGACACAAGAGTTTTAGGCTTTTTAAGTGAACTTTATGAAGTATCAATTGAGGATTTAGTTTCAGAAGATATTGATCCAATCATTGATAACAAAGATAAATATTATCAATTTGGAAAAAATATTAGTGCGTATTGCTTAGTTCAAAATATTTCGGAATTTGTTAGGAAATATGAAATAGCAAACCGAAGCGAGTGGGTAGTAGCTCCTAAATATGATTTAATCATGAGATGTTATGAAGACTTTCTAAAAGAGGATGAAACAACGGGGTATCATTCGATAAAATCAGCATATAAAGCTTGTCATTTCTGGTTAAAAAATTGTGAAAAAAGAAAAGAGAATGAACTAATATATTGTATTTTTGATGATGCTGCAGGTTATTTAAGTATCAGAGAAAAAAGAGATCCTGTTGACTACATAGGAGTGCTAGAAGAATTGGAAATTCTTACGGATGATATTTCAGGATATTTAGAATTATTTGAAACAGGAGGGTTTGAAAAATGGGATTACATTTAA
- the tnpC gene encoding IS66 family transposase, whose translation MTEFEERLLKQNEALTNELKLLREQNQFLLNKLYGRSSEKSIDPNGQLDLFEEDSSFNLAETTEEKTVFEEINYQRKKKKGYKAALTKDLPIKEVHCQLEGEDCTCDWCCSDLKDIGKSKIREEVIFVPAKMYKNVYYQHAYECPNCKKDGADAIKKAVVPKQPITHSLASASILAHLFHQKIEMSLPFYRQEKEWESYGLRVPRRTQANWFITSCEKWLTPIWEELKKKLVKEELIHADETYYNVLSSEKEKSYFWLFRTIEQAEYPIILYHHDLSRKSSVAQQFLAEFSGYLHCDGYSAYKSIENTTLVNCWAHVRRKFFEAKDSSSKDTPASQGVTYCDQLFHIEKEMKGLSHQERYDLRLAKSQPILDEFWQWIASFRALPGSKLGKAVNYALNMKAGLMNFLEDGRCALSNNLAERSIRPTTIGRKNWHFSASERGATANGIAYSIIETAKANNLVPVKYLEYLFKHLPNLEDSSNSKALEVYLPWSEQIQATCR comes from the coding sequence TTGACCGAGTTTGAAGAACGATTGTTAAAACAAAACGAAGCTTTAACTAATGAACTTAAACTTCTAAGAGAACAGAATCAATTTCTTTTAAATAAATTGTATGGACGTTCATCTGAAAAATCAATTGACCCTAATGGGCAATTAGATTTATTTGAAGAGGACTCGTCTTTTAATCTAGCAGAGACAACTGAAGAAAAAACCGTCTTTGAGGAAATTAACTATCAGCGGAAAAAGAAAAAAGGCTACAAAGCAGCCCTCACAAAAGATTTACCTATAAAAGAAGTTCATTGTCAGCTTGAAGGAGAAGACTGCACCTGTGATTGGTGTTGTTCTGATTTAAAAGATATTGGTAAATCTAAAATCCGTGAAGAAGTTATTTTTGTTCCTGCAAAGATGTATAAAAATGTGTACTACCAACATGCCTACGAATGCCCTAATTGTAAAAAAGATGGAGCTGATGCCATAAAAAAAGCCGTTGTTCCTAAACAACCAATCACTCATAGTTTGGCGTCTGCCTCTATCTTAGCTCACTTATTTCATCAAAAAATAGAAATGAGTTTGCCTTTTTATCGACAAGAAAAGGAGTGGGAATCTTATGGATTACGAGTGCCACGTAGAACACAAGCAAACTGGTTCATCACCTCATGTGAAAAATGGTTAACACCTATTTGGGAGGAGCTCAAAAAGAAACTAGTCAAAGAAGAGCTCATCCATGCGGATGAAACTTACTATAATGTTTTATCAAGTGAAAAAGAAAAGTCTTACTTTTGGCTCTTTCGAACCATCGAACAAGCAGAGTATCCAATTATTTTATATCATCATGACCTGAGTCGTAAAAGTAGTGTCGCTCAACAATTTTTAGCCGAATTCTCAGGCTATTTGCATTGTGACGGCTACTCGGCTTACAAATCGATTGAGAATACGACGTTAGTTAATTGTTGGGCTCACGTCCGAAGAAAATTCTTTGAAGCGAAAGATTCCTCTTCTAAAGATACTCCGGCAAGCCAAGGAGTTACCTATTGCGATCAACTCTTTCATATTGAAAAAGAAATGAAGGGATTAAGCCATCAAGAAAGATATGATTTACGGTTGGCAAAAAGCCAACCCATTCTTGATGAATTCTGGCAATGGATCGCTTCTTTCAGAGCTCTTCCAGGTTCGAAATTAGGAAAAGCGGTTAACTATGCGCTTAATATGAAGGCTGGTTTGATGAATTTTCTGGAGGATGGTCGATGTGCCTTATCAAATAATTTAGCTGAGCGAAGTATTCGCCCAACAACGATTGGCAGAAAAAATTGGCATTTTTCTGCGAGTGAACGGGGAGCAACAGCTAACGGAATCGCTTATTCTATCATCGAAACGGCTAAAGCTAATAACTTAGTTCCTGTGAAGTATTTAGAATATTTGTTTAAGCATCTTCCTAATTTAGAAGATAGTTCAAATTCTAAAGCACTTGAGGTTTATTTACCTTGGTCAGAACAGATTCAAGCTACGTGTCGATAA
- the tnpB gene encoding IS66 family insertion sequence element accessory protein TnpB (TnpB, as the term is used for proteins encoded by IS66 family insertion elements, is considered an accessory protein, since TnpC, encoded by a neighboring gene, is a DDE family transposase.): MVLDYTKIQTIYIVCGKTDLRRGIDGLASIIMNQYELDVYSDALFLFCGNRSDRFKALYWQGDGFILLYKRFENGKLQWPRKQEEVKELTQQQLRWLLEGLSIEQRKKILKAKTGFVS, from the coding sequence ATGGTTCTTGATTATACGAAGATACAAACTATTTATATTGTTTGTGGTAAGACAGACTTAAGACGTGGGATTGATGGTCTGGCTTCAATTATCATGAATCAATATGAGTTAGATGTTTATTCGGATGCCTTATTTCTATTTTGTGGCAATCGTTCAGACCGGTTCAAAGCACTTTACTGGCAAGGGGATGGTTTTATTCTCCTGTATAAACGGTTTGAAAATGGAAAATTACAATGGCCTAGAAAACAAGAAGAAGTCAAAGAATTAACGCAACAACAACTCCGTTGGTTATTAGAAGGTTTATCCATCGAACAAAGAAAAAAGATATTAAAAGCTAAAACTGGATTTGTTTCTTAA
- a CDS encoding recombinase family protein → MDESQLNFRKEKKITRKQDEIRDLFENKRVVEVIPSKENKQENSNLKKRVAAYCRVSTYAETQSGSFELQIQAYREKILKHPDWELVDIYADQGVSGTSMKKRDHFNRMLADCRLGKIDLIIVKSISRFSRNTLDFISVYRELKALPVPVGILIEDLNLNTLDRTSETILVMFSIIAQGESEQKSEAITWSIIERFKKGLPIIPTHNLLGFYKDQFGQIQIEETEAEVVRLIYRNFLNGVRAQDIAEILMNSHIPTAIGNEKWNASSIYRILRNEKYCGDVLMQKTFTVDCFSHQSKKNKGEKPKYLLRNGIPKIISRKEWIKTQELLKDPCKGKKKKIETIEKPKFYVLKIKSGMFKNFIVLDTEWSQSELEKIILEGDNTND, encoded by the coding sequence TTGGATGAGAGTCAATTAAATTTTAGAAAGGAGAAAAAAATTACAAGGAAACAAGATGAGATTAGAGATTTATTTGAAAACAAAAGAGTCGTTGAAGTGATTCCATCAAAGGAAAATAAACAAGAAAATTCAAATCTCAAGAAGAGAGTTGCAGCTTATTGTAGAGTTAGTACGTATGCTGAAACACAATCGGGAAGTTTTGAGTTACAAATACAAGCATATCGAGAAAAAATACTAAAGCATCCAGATTGGGAATTAGTGGATATTTATGCTGATCAGGGAGTTTCAGGAACTTCCATGAAGAAAAGAGATCATTTTAATCGGATGTTGGCTGATTGTAGGTTAGGTAAGATTGATTTGATTATAGTAAAAAGTATTAGTCGTTTTTCAAGAAATACGTTAGATTTTATTTCAGTATACAGAGAATTGAAAGCGTTGCCTGTTCCGGTTGGGATTCTGATTGAGGATTTAAATCTAAACACACTAGACAGAACAAGTGAAACAATTTTGGTCATGTTTAGCATTATCGCTCAAGGAGAAAGTGAGCAAAAAAGCGAAGCAATTACTTGGTCAATTATTGAGCGATTTAAAAAAGGATTACCGATAATTCCCACACACAATTTACTAGGATTTTATAAAGATCAGTTTGGACAAATACAGATTGAAGAAACAGAAGCTGAGGTAGTTAGATTAATATATCGAAATTTTTTGAATGGTGTCAGGGCTCAGGATATTGCTGAAATATTAATGAATAGCCATATACCAACTGCGATTGGAAATGAGAAGTGGAACGCTTCGTCAATTTACCGAATACTCCGGAATGAAAAATACTGTGGAGATGTATTGATGCAAAAAACATTTACAGTAGATTGTTTTAGTCATCAATCCAAGAAAAATAAAGGTGAGAAACCAAAATACCTTCTAAGAAATGGGATTCCTAAGATAATATCTAGGAAAGAATGGATAAAAACTCAAGAATTACTCAAAGATCCTTGTAAAGGAAAAAAGAAAAAAATAGAAACTATAGAAAAACCTAAATTTTATGTTCTCAAAATTAAATCTGGTATGTTTAAAAATTTTATTGTTTTAGATACAGAATGGTCACAATCTGAGTTAGAGAAAATTATACTTGAGGGAGATAATACTAATGACTAA